One part of the Rutidosis leptorrhynchoides isolate AG116_Rl617_1_P2 chromosome 1, CSIRO_AGI_Rlap_v1, whole genome shotgun sequence genome encodes these proteins:
- the LOC139864603 gene encoding uncharacterized protein codes for MKMETTSTSARINNNNEVFEVFNTQIGFNSPKKFSRRISSSKSIVKRIGLGRELVGHEGCVNTIEFNHCGDYLVSGSDDRRVMFWNVATASLVFSYASGHVDNVFQARIMPFTDDRTIVTSAADGQVRIGQVAENGHVHTEKLGKHHGRVHKLAVEPGSPHILYSCGEDGVVQHFDLRSRAFTNLFRCSPFTENNSHSSSDSLRLNSIVIDPRNPNYFALGGSDKYARVYDIRMFQGDAPSSSTWDRPVNMFCPKHLIKSNDVHITGMAYSSTSELLVSYNDELIYLFQKNMGLGPNPVSVSKEYLENLENAQMYSGHRNSMTVKGVSFFGPNCEYVMSGSDCGHIFIWKKKRGELVRVMEGDRRIVNQVESHPNIPVLASSGLDKNIKLWVPMSSDDILPLPPDLQQIMESNKRGREDHSRVTLTPDVIMHVLRLHRRQAMAYIERRHNRDDIASDDDEDETDAYVVPLPDGDNSSEEGNPNECNIV; via the exons ATGAAAATGGAAACTACTAGTACCAGTGCACGCATCAACAACAATAATGAAGTTTTTGAGGTTTTCAATACACAAATCGGATTCAATTCTCCCAAAAAGTTCTCTCGCCGAATCTCTTCTTCTAAG AGTATTGTGAAGAGAATTGGTCTTGGTCGTGAATTAGTTGGGCATGAAGGATGTGTAAACACAATAGAATTTAATCATTGTGGTGATTATTTAGTTTCTGGTTCTGATGACAGAAGAGTTATGTTTTGGAACGTGGCTACTGCATCCTTGGTTTTTTCGTATGCTTCTGGTCATGTTGATAACGTATTTCAGGCTCGAATTATGCCTTTTACAGATGATCGAACGATTGTAACTTCTGCTGCTGATGGTCAG GTCAGAATCGGTCAGGTTGCAGAGAATGGTCACGTGCACACAGAAAAATTGGGAAAACATCATGGCCGTGTTCATAAGCTTGCCGTCGAGCCTGGAAGTCCACACATACTTTACAGCTGTGGTGAGGATGGAGTAGTTcaacat TTTGATTTGCGAAGTAGAGCGTTTACAAACCTTTTCCGTTGCTCTCCATTCACCGAAAACAACAGTCACTCTTCGTCAGACAGCTTAAGATTAAATTCCATTGTAATCGACCCAAGGAATCCTAATTATTTTGCTTTAGGAGGTTCTGATAAATACGCACGTGTATACGATATTAGAATGTTCCAAGGTGATGCACCTTCAAGCAGCACGTGGGACCGACCCGTAAACATGTTTTGTCCAAAACATCTAATCAAGTCTAACGATGTTCACATAACCGGGATGGCGTATTCCTCCACAAGTGAGCTGCTTGTTTCTTATAACGACGAACTCATTTACTTATTTCAAAAGAATATGGGGTTAGGACCAAACCCCGTGTCGGTTTCAAAAGAATATTTGGAAAATCTTGAAAATGCACAGATGTATTCTGGGCATAGGAATTCGATGACGGTTAAAGGTGTTAGCTTTTTTGGGCCTAATTGTGAATATGTGATGAGTGGATCAGATTGTGGTCATATTTTTATTTGGAAAAAGAAACGAGGTGAACTTGTTCGTGTAATGGAAGGTGATCGGCGCATCGTAAATCAAGTCGAGTCGCATCCTAATATTCCCGTTCTTGCTTCGTCTGGATTGGATAAAAATATAAAGCTTTGGGTTCCCATGTCTTCAGATGATATTCTTCCCCTGCCGCCTGATTTACAACAG ATTATGGAGTCGAACAAGCGAGGCAGGGAAGATCATTCACGAGTTACACTCACACCTGATGTTATAATGCATGTTTTACGTCTTCACAGAAGGCAGGCAATGGCTTATATAGAAAGAAGACACAATCGAGACGATATTGCAAGTGATGATGACGAAGATGAAACGGATGCTTACGTCGTGCCATTACCTGATGGTGATAACTCCTCGGAAGAAGGAAATCCTAACGAGTGTAATATCGTTTAA